AGTACACTTTTTGGGCTTTGATGTGTCACATATGGGCTTACTCTCCTCGCTCACTTCCCCAACAAACGCGTATTAAGCCCATCATCATCGCAGTAAAGCCCAATCAGCTGCTCCTGACTTCCTGAGGGACGGCGCCGCATTGTCAgaatcctcgtcgccgcggaAAAtgctccgccgcgcccgccactTCCTCCCTGCcaaatcccgccgccgccgccaaccccAACCCAAAGCCCCCGCCGATACCCCCACCCCGACCTACACCCGCGACATCGTCCGCCGCGTCAACACCATACTCCGCGACCACCCCTGGTCGGAGGCGCggccgctcctcctctccctcccgggCCTCATCTGGGACTCCCACACCGTCGCCCGCGTCCTCAAAACCCACCCGCCGCTCCAAAAggccttcttgttcttccgcctcgcctcctccccgGCCGCCAACCCCAGGGCCACCTTCCGGCATGACCGCTACACCTACACCTCCAtgctccacctcctcggcgaGGCCGGCCGTGTTCCCGCCatgctccgcctcctcgccgagATGCTCCGAGCCAGGGTGGACCCGGACGCCGCCACGTTCACGACGGTCATGCACTGGCTGGCGCGCGCCGGGGACGTTGACGCCGCGATGCGGGTGTGGGAGGAGATGCGCTCTCGGAGGGGGCGGTGCCGCCCCACGCTCGTCAGCTACACGGCGTGCGTGAAAATCCTGTTCGACGCCGGGAGGGCGGCCGAGGGCAGGAGGGTTTTCGAGGAGATGGTGGCCGAGGGGCTGCGGCCCAGCTGCACGACGTACACGGTTCTCATCGAGCATCTTGCCGACGCAGGTGAGGTGTTCGACAAAATATCCACGGCTTTCGTTTACCTGTAGGTTTTGCAGTGCGTTCTCGACGTAACCTGCTGGCTTGCTGTTCGATGGAATATGTAACGGATGCTCTTGTAGcttacaagttttttttagggtacACATAAGTGATCGTTAGCTGATATTCTTGCCCGATCTATTTAATTTCTTAGTGAAGTCCAGTTTCTTCAACTGCCTAGTGTTTGTGGGTTTTTGTTCGTTTTAGTTTAGGCAGAGCAGCAATGGGATCTAATTTAAATTGATAATCCCCATACTGGATTTGCATGCAGTGCTATGTTTATCATGTATTATGTAGCTTTTGTGTTCTGTTAGGGTGTGAAGTGAAATTAACTCAGTTTCGTCCACTTTTAAATCCATCACAGGCCCTGTATCTGCAACTGTTTCTTGGTTCAGGCATTGATCATACTATTCAATCGTGTTATATCCATTGAATTGTTAGCATGTGTTTTTGTTGACGCTAGTTAATTTCTATGATTATTTGTGTTCATTTGCACTGCATTTAGTTGTAATCTTTGTCATACACTGACATAAATCTAGTTGTGATCAGGAAAATTCAAGGCTACTCTAGAAATTATGAGTAACATGCGAGATGCTGGCGTAGAACCAGACAAACCACTCTGCAATATTCTAGTCCAAAAGTGTTCCAGGGCTCGCGAGATATCAGTATTGACCTTAATCCTTCAGTACATGAAACAGAAACTCATTGTTCTTCGTAGACCTATTTTTTTGGAAGCACTGGAAGCTCTAAGAGCTAGTGGTGAGAGTGATAGTCTTCTTCGGGAAGTGAATCCTCATCTTGCATTCGAAGGCATTGAATATGATCCAACATTTTCTCATCTAGGCTACATTACTGACAGAAGTGTGATTATATACTTTTTGGCTGCTAAAAACTGGTCTGCTATCGAGCACATGATAAACGAGTTGAACACAAGAAATGTGAAGTTTGAATCGCAAATCCTATCTGATATTATTCAGGCCAGCTGCGCAAATTGCAGACCATCATGTGGACTCACAGTTCTGTATTATAGTCTAAAAGTAGGCACTGAACTTGACAGATCTGCATATAGTTGCCTCCTTGGTCAATACATCAGAAACGATTCGTTCGATTTAGTGTTCAAGATTGTTGAAGGATTGATTAAATCTGGCTGTGATCTTGGATCATATCTGTTGTCTGTCTTAATACTCAGATTAGGTTGTGCTGGGCATTCTTCATACGCGACAAATATTTTTAGGTTATCATCTGCAGATCAGAATGTGATTACGTACACTGCACTTATGAGTGCCTATTTTCAAGTCGGTGAAGTTGATAAGGCTCTTGAACTATTCTCACAAATGATAACTAATGGAATATCTGCTTGTGCGGGTACATATGAAGTACTGATATATAGCTTACAAATGGCTGGACGGAAACGTGACTCTGAACATTACCGAAGAGAAAGAATGGAGATGCAATGGAAGCATCAGTATTGTGATGAGCATTCCCTTGAAGATAGCTTATGTAACCATCTTTTTTGTGGCTTTCATGGTTAGAAGATGGTTTATTCGGTGATATTCTATATCATGGTTTTCACTAGCTCAATCCATCCAGCTTCATGTTTTATCCCAGACTAAAGGTATTATACACATGGATCTCTTGATATTTGATTTGATATGTTGGTGACGCTCAAATGTGATTCATTTTCCATAGTATGAATCAAAAAAGTAGAACAGGTTGATCTAGCCTGCAATGAAATGATTAAGGATAGTAGGCACTGCCTGATTTTTCCCTTGGGTTCAGAAATGGTTTTGGTTTGAGAGGCCAAAATTATCACAACAAGATTTATGACAGCCAACTTCATGTTTTACTGATCTAGATCGTGCTAGGTTAATATGCAACTCCTTTACATACGAAATGTCTGTTGTTACAAAGGTAGCATATGTCACCTGAATTGCCTTCTGTAGTGCTGGGGCAAGCTGAACCATAAGGAGAAGTAGAACCAGACGAGGGGCAGTGGTTCTACTTCCTTAATGGTTGAGGTGGATGGGTTCAATTATATGTTTTGTTtaccctctcttcctcctgttCAGGATTGCGTGTGTCTAATCTGGTGTTCTTTGGCCTATGTTGTCTTTCGGTGCATCATTTAGCAATCTGCTCTTGGCCTCTTGCATTCCAGGGTGACTGATTATGGTCTCATCCACCTCATCTGATTGGTTGagtttaatttttatttaatGTATCATTCATGCTCTGCTGGTTACTGTTGTAGTCATCGATTGGGCTATTGATTTTTTGTCCACATGTTCGCTTGGTAGCTAGAGATTTTGTCTACAATTTTATTACTCGCTCCATCACAAATTATAAGGTGCAtaagttttgtcctaagtcaaacgtCTTTAGGTTTGACCgagtttgtagaaaaaataTAACATCTACAGTACGTCAGTACCAAATCAATATCAAATATATCCATCATGAATTATGTTGTCATATTATATTTATTTGGTATGGTAGTTGTGGATGTTGATATTTGTTTGTATAAACTTGGTcgaacatgaaaaaaaaatgatctaAGTCAAAACTTATATGACTTATAttttgggaaggagggagtaggaaGCTCAAGATAATGGGTGCGTTCTTTTTGGCTTCTTGGACCGGCTTCTCCTAGAAGCTGGCCTCACCtagcttcctggagaagccgcgTCACAAATTTAGCTAGACTTTCAAAGTAGTTTAggccaaactagtttggtagcctaatcaaatttaggtggcggCTTTTCCAAAAAGCTAGGAGAGGACAGCTTCTCAGAGAAGCCAGTCCAgaaagccgaaaagaactggcccaaTATGTCTCTTGTGCATGGTGCTTGCTCACTTTTCAGCGAATAACTGTACTGTATGTGGTTGCACTTTCTTTGATGTGTGTCAGCAATATACTTTATAGTTTATTTTCAGATAACTGCTACAGAAATCTTATACATTTTTATCTGTTTGGGAATTTCCAAATTGGTATCATGTGACCATGTAATTGGCTGTACTTCAAAAAAAGCATGATTGTAATATTGTTTGCTTTTAAAGCCCTTAATCTATGATAAAAAGTATCACAATTGAATCTTTATAATTGTCTTGAACTTTGTGTCCTTTGCAGCCTTGCCGAGCCTATCAGCGAGCTATGTTCAAAGATTTGCTTCAATTTGCCGGTTCCTGATTTGCTGTTGTTGAGCTTAGTGGTATTACACATGTGGTTAATTATGGTAATTCTGCTTGCTGTCGATTGGATCTTGTTGTCCTTGCGGTCTTAGACTCTTAGTTAGTCGTCATATATTTCTTATTGCTCTTGTTATCTTAGTTCTGATGATTGTAATCGTGTTGCAGAATAAACTATTCAGGTGCAAGATCAATATTAACAGCATAGCTCCTGACAAAAGCTGGTGGTATTTTTCATGCGATGGGTGTTCACATGGAAGTCTGTCCCGAATGGCACTATTTTGTAAATGTACTGAAGGTTGCCACAACAAGACTGCTGGTCTAATGTAATTTCTGAACTCTTGAAATGCTTTTCCTTTTGAAGCCATattttttggtaaaaaaatgaataaatacTGTTGTTTTTGTACAGATATAAAGTGCCGATTATAAATTATTGGAGCCGTTGAGATGGTCTTCTTTTCTGGAACTGAATATCTTATTGGAAAACCAGCTGTTGTCGTCTGTGAATTGTTCACCTTGGAGGAATATGGTGGCAGATGTTACTGTGTGTCACGGATAATAGGCCAGGCTTCTCTAGAAAAGCTTTTAGTTTCTGTACCCATAGAAACTGCGGTGAGGACAATCCCATGAGGAACTGTATTCCAGCTCTTTTCGGTTGTAGTCTTTAAGCTTATTGTCTGTTTATAAAATGTCTGTAATACCCGTAGATTGAAATTCTAGCTGAAGTGGGTATTGTTTGCTACTCACTTGTCGAAGATAGATTCTCCTCGCTGCTATGACATTTATCATCCTATATTTCATCCATACACAAACGATAAATCCTCAAAAGAATAAGCGCATTGGTTTTTCACTACAACAACGTTACAGATAGATGGGTTGAGGCCCGGGCTTGGGAAAAAGAGATCGACCGAATCTGAATCTGTTTGGGAAACTCTTGGATGGCAATCTGCTCGTAATTAACTATATCTACCAGTACAATGTctgtgcgttgcaacggataAGCAGCTTAAATGAACTGAAGCCTCTTAGCTTGCCTTGCGCCATTCTATCCTTCACACCCCCTACAGTTGAAGGCTTGGGATCCATGTCGCGCATCGCCTTCTTGCTGCTGAGATATCAGTGGCCACATGTTCTAGAAGTCTTTGCCACTGATTGCAACAAATACTTAAGACGCCATAACTTAATAAGTGACAGTTACCTGTATCAGGATCAAGACATCCATTAGATCGGTGTCTTCACAAAGTGTCCTTAGAATGAAATCATAGTTATGAGGATAATTCAAGATACAACTGATGAGTACGTAATTCCGTAACATAACATAACATAATAGCACATCATGGCATAACATAATGGCATAACATAATAACACATTTGCattatgatttttcaaaaaaaaaggaagcaaaatAAGCTCCAACAATGAGTACATGACGCAATCAAACTATCAAAATTATATAGCACAATAACATAAGTAAATTATGTTGGTGGATACTTTTCATTCATATGCAAGCACactaaataaatattaaaGCAAGTCATGATCTTGAAACGAAAGTGATGACCAATTAGCAAGAGATCCTGTAGACATTACCCATACCGTTACTTCGCTTATTGTCAATCTTGTTTTCTTGCCAAGCTCATATTTTACTTTGCTTCCCTTTGTGTTTTCAACAACCTGTGGTGTGATAAACTGATAACATACAAAAGGCACAGTCAGGGATCAACTATGGATGAATCTGCAAGCATCATTGACAGAACAACCAAGATCACCTAATGTACTCCCCTGGAGTATTTGTTTGTTACTGGGTACTGACAAGCAGGTTTGAGGCCACCATAGTCAACATCGCAGCACTCCACATAGTCCACTGTCCCATTCAGAGCCGCCAATTTTAGGGCGAGCACTCTTCTTCGGCTCCGACGAGGCGAGCCTTCCTCTCCTTCTACCTACCACCGGACATCCCCTCTGTCCGAGAGATACACCACACAATCCACGACGTTTTGATCGTACTCTCCAACCCTCTTGTATGGTGCATCCCAGCAAACTCGAGCCGTGGACCCAGCCACCCGCCGACCACCGCCGCTCTGCTCTACCCCCACTGCCAACCCGACCGCCTGAAGGTCCGCGGCGACACCCTGTAGAGACCCCAGCCTCGTAGACCCGATTTGCGCCGCTTGTCGCCTACGTTGAGGACGCCGACCACCCTCCCCTGCCTCGGCTCACTGCAAGCCCGTTCCCCCCAGCCAACGGCGAGGAAGCATGCCACGGTCAGGAACCACGCGCCCTCTTCGGATTCAGCCGGAGTCACGGAGGAGCGTCGCCCCCTTCAGACCCTGCTGCCGGCTACCCCCTTCGAACTCAGGGCCACCACAGCCCCTCTCCCCCGCCATTATCCCCTGAATCTCCATGCGTTCGAGCGGACGCCGTGGTGACAATCAGGACGTTGTTCCAGCGACCGGAGTTCACCGTGTACGACACCTTGGGCTGGTCGCACTCTATGTACGGTGACGGTTGCTCGTGGCGGCAGCCATATATGGAGCTCGTCTGCACGGAGAGGGAGGTAGCACGTGAAGGATGGAGTTCGTGCAATGCGGAGAAGACACAGAAAATCGTTTCGGGTGAGGAGGTATTCCGTGACTCGGCGGTGGCAGTCGGTCGTAATTTTGACTAAGTGACATAGCctgtaccatcaccaccaacttcaatttaatatattggtatagattggGTAAAGATGGGATGTTTGAGAAGTACAGAAAGCTAGCTTTGAATTGAGGGTTGCAATGATCAAGGAAGTATTCTTTTCGGAATCGGCAGCGGTGGACCTAAAAGTTGTTGTAGAAGCCAAAAAGTATTAGGCCAAATATGTAGTCTGTGTACCACTAGGTTCAACTTTGACCAGTAGTTAGACCAATAATATGTAGTTTATATACCACAAAATCCATGTCAATGAGTTTGTATTTCTAAAAATGATTTGCCACATCATTGGAATAATTGATGTTCaaagcaaaattttgaaatatgTGCACATCAACGTTGTGGGTGGGAGGGAGCATAAATTCACCATGTTATGAGgtgtcataaaaaaaatccctatGTCATGACAAAAAATGGATGAAAAacatatatgattttttttttctgtttgggTATGTAAAGTCGTATGTTTCCGAGATTATCAATTGGATCAACAAATTACACGTTATACTGTAAATTTGCGCCCATTTTTTCAATGACAATATATAGCTGATAATTCattaatcaaattgataaTTAAAAAACGTGAGGTCTTATAAACCGATGGAGGAGTACCTCGTTCTGTCAACCTCACATATCACCTGCGGGAGACATGGAGAAATTAATCTCGGCCGTGGTGGTGCCGTTTATTGCATGCGATAAAAAGGGTCTTTGACTCTAGACCACTCGGTGTACACGAACGCGGACGCGGTTTGCCTGTTCTGCCGATATGCTCTCATCGGTGCCTACCTCCGTTAATTAGTCATCCAACGGCCGGGTGCATTTTTGTCTTAGGCCCACCGTtatctcttgttttcttgcgTGCCCCCTTCATTCTCTATCCGAGCAACATGCCACGAACAACAGAAAACTTGGTGCCGCAGCTGCCCGCTAGAGAAGACACCGACGAGATCACGGTCGACATCTTAAATCAGAAAAAGTTCTAATTTGACATTTCAGCGCCATCAGTCTTGCTCCGTTGTTTGGTTACTAGTACTAGCTAAGGGCGGATCCAGTACTCAGTGTGATATCCATGGATCGGTCGATCGATGTATGCATTAACTTAGTTCATGGTGTGATGACATACTTGCTAcctatatatatgcagaatTGAAGCCGAATCTTCTCTAAATTAATGACTTCAAGTCCATGCCAACATATAATTTGCAGGACTTTATTTTTGTAGATTCAACCGGTCCGGTCATAGTCGTAATCTACTAACTGCTCGAGTCGCAATTGTTGTCCTCGAAATCAAGTATCAGTTGTTGTCCTCGATCGATCAAATATATGATCGGTAAGGTGACCGGTACTCTCAGTCAAGAGAATCTCTGcatattctcaaaaaaattatgtgctTATACATTATATAAATTGTGCTGATATATTATCTACTATCTAATgagttagtacaaattaaaattatGTGTTTCACGAGTTGTTTTAGTGATTATACATTACATAAATTGCTTAAGTGTTTGTGTTCAATATTAATTATCTCATATTATATGTTAAATCAAACATAATCGATAGATCGTGATATAAATATTTAAGATATAGAatatttaaatatttttcaatTAATATGATTTGCCAACAGTTCTTCAGTGGAGTGAAAAGATGACCAACGACTcaaatctttataagtgtaTAAAAATAAGCTTCCAAAAATATCTCCATATTTCCAGACCTAATAATATCATGTAGATATTTGGCATAATAGGCCCTTTTTGATATTGCGAGAGATATGCTATCCTATCAGCAAGAACTACACGATCTGAAACATGATCTGTCACAATCAGAACTCACTAAGAGAAAAATACACCATTGAGCATGATTATCATATCTATTGTCATTAAGTAAGATCTTGCGGATTTTGAGTTTGTGTCCTCGCGGATCCGTTCATATGGATTTCATGAGTTTATGCTAGTGTGTCATGCTGATTTTGTCATGTGGTCTTGTGTGGCTTTGGAGTTTTTTCGTGTTTTAGTGAATATCTTGTGGTTCAATGACCTGTACCTTTAGTGGATCATCTCCGGCCCAAGTACATTCAACGCTCATGTCTTCCCATCTCTTTGGATGGACGACTCTAGGCGCTTTTTTCTTTATTGAAGCATGGGCATAATTTCGTGTTGCAAAGATTGATATCATGGAGAAAATGTCTTCAAGATATTTCATTATAATTTCTAGTTATAATAGGAGTTACTTTGTAATTTGATCCAAAACATTGTAACTGTAACGATTATGAATTCTGAATAAAGATACatgttattctaaaaaaatagtaaGATGATTTCCATACCAACTTTCAATAAGAAAGAAATACATGTAAAGAAAGACAGTCTAGACAGCAGTGGGTAACCGTACATGGACATCAACAATAGATAGCCAAAATAACTAAGAGAGCGATAAGTTGCATCTCCCGAAGACTGGTCGATTGCATGAAGGCACGTTGGAACACTACGCGCACCGTCTCATGCGGGATCCGTCATCGCCGTCGAAGACTGGCCACCGAAGTAGACGACAATTGACCCGTCATCGCTGCCTCCTATGACTCCCTTCTTGGACCCTTTCCTAATTTATAACTTGGTAAATCATCGTCATCGCCGCCTCTAATAATTCAGAGTTAATTTAGTTAAAAATTTATAGATTTATTTTATACAGAGACACATGTACAAATCCTAAAGGTCCAAACAAATGTACATATAACCACGTTTATTGTCTTCAAATTAATCCAAATAGCCAACAATTTGTTGCAACAATTGCGACATCTAATATGAGTTTGTCCTTTCATCAATATATTCTTAAATAATATCACTCGTCCAGtttaagattttatttgggtgtTTTGTAAGTTTTTTGACTAAACtgttaatactccctccatccaacaaaggatgtctcaaatttgattaaatttgaatgcatttatacccTAATTTATGTTTAGAtatatctaaattttgacaagtttgagacattttttgttgaactGAGGGAGCAGTAAATATTAGTCGCGTATTTTACTCGATCGTAAGActaagttttcttttttcagatggactctaatttatttattttcattttcctcGGCACTCTCGCCCTCGGCAGTTGGCCAGCTATAcactcctccctccctctgcgGCTCTGCCCCGTCTCGTTGCCGAGCGACCcagcctcctcgctccgtggatcgccttcctcctcgcgcgagcgccgctacccatcccgctgccgagcgcccgagccccctagctcgtcttcctcctcgcgcgagcgcctccaccgcaggttgatctccccttcgattctctcgctcccgaccgtttctcctctcATCACCCCACggacggattccgccctttagctcccggtttcataatcttccccaattcgtaactgaggcaaaaatcaaggtagggcggccgccctacctttccctactgggtcctccgcccgtagTGCCAACCAAGAGGAAAAGAAATCCATGAGGTCTCTGGATTGCAATTCTATAATCACAGTTTGACTGCCTGCATGTGCTAGATCCTTAAAAAATTATCATCTTGTAACCTGTCTTGCCATTCATGTTGCTTGCTTGCGATTTTAACCAAGATAAGATTCCTCCCCTCACTGGTGCTTGTTCCCATGGTCTCCCAACATTGCATCACCGATTATTCCCACTGTCCCCTCACCTCAAGATGCTGCCCTTGTGCTTTGCAGGTTCTGCCCCTTCCTCTGCGTGTGTGATCCAGCTTGGAGGAGGAGTTCTTGGTCTTGTCCTGTTGGCACTGTGCTTTCCCGGACCCAGATCTTGATGCAACTGCCGACTAGTTTACTGATCTAGAGGGTGGTCTGCTTGTGTTCTTGACCTGATTTGGTGGGGCTCTGGGCCTCTGGCACGGTGCAAGGGGGACAGTTCGGCGTGGATCTTTATCGCTAGTTGTTGGCCATGTCCTTTCACATGCCAGTGGCTACCGGTTTGGTACTTTCTTGATGAGTCAAGTGTTGTGGGTTTGTTGAGGTGTTTCTTCCTGGCTCCTATTTGGTGGTGACCGGTGACCACGAAGGGGAAGCAGAGGGGCCAGATAGaacagaaaagagagagaaattttgcaggttatttTTAGTTGTGGCACAATGAAGCATATGAAGCTTGGGTCCAAGGCGGATGTCTTTCAGACAGAGGGCAGCAATATCAGGTCAGTTAAGTTTCTGTTCTTGCTCAGAGGTTTTCTCAGATTTTATAGACATTATTACTTAGGGTGCTTGTGTTGGATATTGCTCTTGTTGGTTTTTTACTCCAGTTTACTACCTGGCTTTCCGCACAAAATGGAAGTTCAGAAATTAGTCTAAATTTTGTGGTTGGAATTGTGAGATCTATTTCACTCGATAGAAATTGGGCTTCAAGCAATTTTGCCAAGTTTGAGGGCACCTTCTTTTGATTGTTTCTTGAAATAAATTCCAGATCAATGAAGTTGCTAAAGGGGGCAATCATACCGGTTACTATTCATATAAGATCAGCAATTAATTTGGTCTGTGGTGGGGAAGGGGGTCTTGTTCTGTAATTTCCTGGGCTCCAGTTCTTAAATCGGGAGAAAAGGTAGTGGACATATAACATTGGTGccatttctctctttttttagttGCTAGTATGAGTTTAGGAGTCTGTATAAGACGTCTAATCATTCCGAAGTATACTATTACAAGCTTGCATTAtcaaatgttttatttttggacAATAAATTGCCAACAAAGATTTTCAATTTATTCATTGTTATAAACATATGGTTGATTAGTTTGATCATCTCAAAACTGCACAAGTACATAGCTATGTAATAGCCTCTACTTTTTTATCTGTATCATGTGTACCAACTAATTTTAAAACATATGCATATTCGGCAGGAGTTAGAATTCTTTCTCATTATAACAATCGTTACAAAATTGGTTGCCTAGCATGCCAAGCAGTGCATCGTATCATGACATCCAGATGGCTAACTATCCAACTGACGATCTTTATAGGTTAATTTGTCCTTGATTCTTGCTAGCAGCATATGTTCTTAAGTTTCCTCTGTACTTTGAGGGCATGTGCAAATTTAATGATAGGAATGCCTTTCCCAATTTGTTTAGTGTTCGTTTTTATATGAGTGAATTGGTTGTTGTCATTGTGGTCCATCATGTAGATTAAATCTTTAAGTTCTTCTTGCCTTGCTACGTCCAATTGGTTATTTAATGATTGATACATCACCAGTTATCAGTTTAATTAGTTATACTTGTCATACACACAGTACTACTTGATGTGAAGTTGCTTTCCGCACCCTTTTCTAGCATTGCTTTTGCTTGTGGTACTTTACTTAGGTACATGGTGTGTCACTCGCTGTCTCACTTTTAGCTGATTCGGTGGGTGAggattttgttttaattttcatttcagctctcttttcttttggataATGTGATTTTACCTTGCCATCTTTGTGATCTATAACAAATATTTTGTGAAGTTGAACATCTTAATCAACCATTATTTTGGGCCCACTTCTATGAACTGTGCCACCTCAACACAGTGTGTGATAAACTTCACCATCCAATATCTCCACATACTGTCACCTTTGCTATTCTCTTGCAAGGATGTACATGTGTCTTCATGTCATGGTGGCATACTGTTCATTAAATCTGCTATCATCCGAATACCCTTGTATGGTTCAACCCCAGGAAATTTGCTAGTTGCATATTCCAGTTATGACATGTGCACACATCAGAAGAGGGATGGAggtcatgaaaaaaaattgtacaaaTGGTCATATATCGATAATGTGGCCTGGAATTTGTTTATTACTGGGGGTGGGGGGAGTTAAGTAAAGCTGACCACCTTTTCAGATATTGCACCCGTTTTAGCTAGAAAATTGATTTGTGTGTTTTCACATCTTGCTCACTTCTTTATTGTGTTTTGCCTTTATTTTACTAAATTATGATGCTAATATTGTGCTAACATGCTATCAGGTTTGTTGCAACGGAGCTGGTAACAGACATCATTATCTCCATAGGAGATGTCAAGTTTTATCTTCACAAGGTATCAACTTCATTGTCTGTACACATTAGATTTTCAACACTGGAAATGCcttgccaaaaaaattaaaaagaatCTTGGAAGTGCTTACAGTTTATACATATGCTTTATGGTGTATGAGTATTGTTTATTTGCTCGGCGGCTCATTATTTTCTAATGCAGCTTTGCTCTATGTTACTTAACTAATTAAGTTGTGCACATCATTGGCAGTTCCCTCTTCTGTCAAAGAGTTCACGCTTGCAAAGATTAGTAGCTTCAAGTAATGAGGAAAACAACGACGAAGTGGATATATCTGACATTCCTGGTGGACCTTCAGCATTTGAAATTTGTGCTAAATTCTGCTATGGCATGATTGTAACACTCAATGCATATAATGTTCTCTCTGCTCGTTGCGCAGCCGAATACCTAGAAATGTTTGAGACCATTGACAAAGGAAATCTTATCTACAAAATTGATGTGTTCTTGACATCGAGCGTATTTCACGCCTGGAAGGACTCAATTGTAGTTCTACAAAGTACAAAGTCGTTACAGCCATGGACTGAGAATTCGAAGGTAATAAACCACTGTATCGACTCTATTGCGTCGAAGGCATCAATTGATTCGTCGGAGGTTGAGTGGTCATACAcctacaacagaaaaaaacTTCTATCTGAGAATGGTGTCGGTTCTCATTGGAATGGAGTCAGGATGCAACAGATCGTGCCCAAGGACTGG
This is a stretch of genomic DNA from Brachypodium distachyon strain Bd21 chromosome 1, Brachypodium_distachyon_v3.0, whole genome shotgun sequence. It encodes these proteins:
- the LOC100831512 gene encoding pentatricopeptide repeat-containing protein At2g01390 isoform X2 — translated: MLRRARHFLPAKSRRRRQPQPKAPADTPTPTYTRDIVRRVNTILRDHPWSEARPLLLSLPGLIWDSHTVARVLKTHPPLQKAFLFFRLASSPAANPRATFRHDRYTYTSMLHLLGEAGRVPAMLRLLAEMLRARVDPDAATFTTVMHWLARAGDVDAAMRVWEEMRSRRGRCRPTLVSYTACVKILFDAGRAAEGRRVFEEMVAEGLRPSCTTYTVLIEHLADAVVIRKIQGYSRNYE
- the LOC100831512 gene encoding pentatricopeptide repeat-containing protein At2g01390 isoform X1, translated to MLRRARHFLPAKSRRRRQPQPKAPADTPTPTYTRDIVRRVNTILRDHPWSEARPLLLSLPGLIWDSHTVARVLKTHPPLQKAFLFFRLASSPAANPRATFRHDRYTYTSMLHLLGEAGRVPAMLRLLAEMLRARVDPDAATFTTVMHWLARAGDVDAAMRVWEEMRSRRGRCRPTLVSYTACVKILFDAGRAAEGRRVFEEMVAEGLRPSCTTYTVLIEHLADAGKFKATLEIMSNMRDAGVEPDKPLCNILVQKCSRAREISVLTLILQYMKQKLIVLRRPIFLEALEALRASGESDSLLREVNPHLAFEGIEYDPTFSHLGYITDRSVIIYFLAAKNWSAIEHMINELNTRNVKFESQILSDIIQASCANCRPSCGLTVLYYSLKVGTELDRSAYSCLLGQYIRNDSFDLVFKIVEGLIKSGCDLGSYLLSVLILRLGCAGHSSYATNIFRLSSADQNVITYTALMSAYFQVGEVDKALELFSQMITNGISACAGTYEVLIYSLQMAGRKRDSEHYRRERMEMQWKHQYCDEHSLEDSLCNHLFCGFHG